The genomic stretch gactgtaagcttacagcctgtttctcctctcttctctcccctACCTCAATATTTGGCCAACTTACAGTCCATTATAATACTTGGTCTTACTTGAATCGTAACACCGAGCGCTCCAAGGTAGTATTCATGTATGGCTGGCTGTATCGATCGATGGCGCTCGCGCGCTGCAGTTCGCGAGTCCCGTTTTTCGTTCATACCACGACGTCATATATCGAGCTACTATTCGTTTGTTACACTAGGAATGGGCGTCTAGAAAAAATCCTGGCAGAAATGTTAGTCAAAATTATATAAACTTTATGAGCTGGATTAATTCCTAGGCTGTTTCTATTGTAACCGAACAGGCCCTTAATTTTCTTGTCTGCCAACCAGAGACGTGATAGGTGATACACAGGAACAGGATCGTATTGAATCAAGGTCGACGCAGTTATTCTCTCGGTAGGTAAAGCTAATGCGAACAGGCCCATAAAATTCGGCCCAACTCAAGGATCCAAACAGGCCGGCCTTTTTTTTTGACCTTAGGGTTTGCTCTTACCACACTTGGGAAGCCAGACGCCCAAACCGCAGGCCGCAGTGCAAGTGCAAATCATCACTCGGCTCGTTTCCCGAACCTTCCTCCTCGCCCTCGACTTATCCCCATGGGCAAGTCCGGCGCAAAAAAGAAGaagccggccgccgccgccgccgcggcggcgaaaCCGCCGCCCGCCTCGGCTGAGCAGAAGGCGACGCCGCCGCCTTCGTCCTCTTTACCCGCGGCGAACGGCGGCGCGTCGCCTCACCAGGCGGTGGACGCCGGCGTCCTCTTGCGCCGCGCGCACGAGCTCAAGGAGGAAGGCAACCGCCTGTTCCAGTCGCGCGACTACGCCGGGGCGCTGCGCCAGTACGAGCTGGCGCTCCGCCTCGCCCCGCGCGGCCACCCGGACCGCGCCGTCTTCCACAGCAACCGCGCCGCCTGCCTCCTCCAGCTCCGCCCCGTGGACCACGAGGCCGTCGCCCAGGAGTGCTCCCTCGCGCTCCAGGCCGAGCCGCGCTTCCCGCGCGCTCTCCTCCGCCGCGCCCGCGCGCTCGAGGCGCTCGGTCGCCACGAGCTCGCCCTCGCCGACGCGCTCGCGCTCCTTGCGCTCGACCCTGACCACCGCGACGCCATCGACCTCTCCTACCGACTACGCTCACGTGTCAACGCGTCCTCGGCTGCCTCCGCTTCCTCGGCACCCGAGCCCACCAGCCGGCCTTCCCCCGCTGCCCTTGGTGCCTCTGCTGTTGTCGCCGGACTTGGCCATTCCCTCCCCGCTCGCCCATTCCCTAAGAAACAACCACCACCACCCCCACCTGCTACTTTGCAGCCAAATCTCGCAGTGATGTCAAAATCTAACCCATCACCGTTGCCCAAGCTGGTGCCATTCTCCAATTCCCCGCCATCTTCAGCCAAGCCTTTGGCTGCAGATAGCTCCGAGAAGGCCATGACGCTGCCAGTGGCCTCTTTGTTACCAGCAACAGTGGAACCGCTTATAAATAAAAAGGTTGTGACGAGATGGAGGCCTCTCAAGCTGGTGTACGACCACGACATTAGGCTTGGGCAGGTTCCAGAGAAATGCAGCTTCCGTACACTTCGGGAGTTTGTAGCCAAGAGGTTCCCATCATCCAAGGCAGTGTTGATTAAGTATAAGGATGCTGATGGTGATCTAGTTACCATCACATCGACAGAAGAGCTTCGGTTAGCTGAATCATTCATTGATAAAGTTGGCCACGAGGTTGTAGAAAATGGGAGGGAGGGTGACAATAAGCTCCCGGTGTTGAGGCTGCATCTTGTTGAAGTGAGCCCAGAACAGGAACCAACTTTGCCATCAGAAGAGGAGAAGttggaggaggatgaggagttGTTGATCAATGGTGAATATAGCACTTTGAATACTTCTGCAGTGGTAACCAACGCTGAGGTGATGAAGCAAGATGTCGAGAATGGAGTTGCTGAGCAAAGTATGGAGACAGGAAAGAAGGATTGTGGCCATGCTGAGTGCAAGGAAGCTGAGATTGATGATTGGTTGCTTCAATTTGCAGAATTGTTCCGGAACCAGGTTGGGATTGATGCAGATGCGCATCTGGACCTGCATGAGCTGGGCATGGAGCTGTGCTCTGAGGCTCTCGAGGAAACTGTGACAAGCGAGGAGGCTCAGGCCCTTTTTGAGATGGCTGCTTCTAAATTTCAGGAGGTTGCTGCCTTGGCCTTATTCAATTGGGGAAATGTGCACATGTGTGAAGCAAGGAAGCGCATCCCTCTCGATGAATCTGCTCCAAAGGAAGTCATGGCTGCTCAGCTCCGCACAGCTTATCATTGGGTGAAGGAGAGGTACGCTCTTGCAGGGCACAAGTATGAGGAGGCCCTTAAAATCAAGCCAGACTTCTATGAAGGGCTTCTTGCTTTAGGCCAGCAACACTTCGAGACTGCAAAGCTTCATTGGTCATTTGCACTGGCAGATAAGGCTGACCTATCTACCTGGGATTCTTTGGAGACATTCAAGCTTTTTGATAGCGCTGAGCATAACATGAGGGCTGCAACAGAGATGTGGGAGAAGGTGGAAGAACAGAGAATGGCAGAGTTAAAAGAACCAGGTGCAGGCGAGAAGGATGAGGTACTGAGGAAAAGGCATGCAGGTGGTCAACCGGAGTTGACACCAGAAGAGGCAGCTGAGCAGGCAGCAGTAATGAGGCAACAGATTCACCTCTTCTGGGGTAATATGCTTTTCGAGCGTTCTCAAGTGGAGTTTAAGCTCAGTGTCGGTGACTGGAAGACAAATCTTGATGCATCTGTTGAAAGGTTTAAGCTGGCTGGAGCTTCAGAATCAGATATTTCGACAGTGTTGAAAAATCACTTTTCTAATGCAGCCTCTGAGTGTGAAGAGAAGAAAGTCATGACTTCAGGCACAGAAATTTCACAAACAAATGACAATGTTGAAGATAAGTGTGTGGTTGAAACCTAAGTTTTCATGGTTCCAGGTTCATGACATCAATGTGTATCATATTCATCAATTGCTTCATAGGCTTTATATGTTCTTGGCAATATCATGGTCCTTTGTCGTGACATCTAGACGAGAGCTTCAAGGTTCAAGCACACTGAGTTTTGTGTAATCTTGATAATTTACTAGAGAGGTCTTAGATTTCTGAATATATTATTATTCTTCACCCAGTTTTAGTGGTATGTGATGTGGGTTAGTTTTCTTTTCCTGTCAGAAATCAGGTCTCAGCAATGTCTCCCAGCTCACATTGTTTAAAACATCGGACACATACTTAGTAAACACGGAATGTTACCCATGACTCATTTATTGTGCTAAGTCGCCGTCCATGACTCATGCATTGTGCTAAGTCGCTGATCCCTGCATGATAGATTTGAATTTTAGTGTTTGTGTATTTATTTTGCCGCTTTTGCATCCGGCAATCTAAGGCAGTCGTGCCTCAAATGTGGGCCTAGAGTTATAACATAGCGTACTTTATGCACTCTACAAGTACCGAATTCTTTCCGCAGACAAATTTCAAACAAAGTTCCTTGTCACGTTCAGCCACCATTGAACTTTTTTCCCCCCTTTGTCCAAGCTAATAGATATTCAAGGTCGAATGGAAAACAACAGCTAGGCCGTGCTGTGAGACAGGGAAAGCTATGACAAATTTTATACGAATATTCTGATATTTGATATGGTTCATCACATTTCACTATTCAGTTACATGGTTACTAGTAGAAATGAGTTGCTTTCAGTGACGGATCCCTAGCAGGGGAGGCAAATGCCATGGATCAAGGTACATTCAGAGTTGATTGGTTATTCTTCTATTGCATCCTAGTTTTTCAACTCTGTCTCTTTTATGTGGTAGTTCACTTTGTGTGTACTCTGTTTTCGCCACTTTCCAGAGAGGTTAGCATACCATTCTGGTGCAACTAATCGTGATTCCAGATTGATTCAAACAAGCTAAAGTCCTGTGGTGTTTCACAGGGgtggatctttttttttttccatttaTGGTTGCTATGGTCTGATAAGATGCCTTGCGATTTCATTTTTGTTTATGAGGCCCATTTTTGTCGGCAGCTTGAACTGCAGAGATCAGTGTCCTGAACTCATCTTATTTCTAGCTCTCCGTGGAATAAGAGCATTGACATGACGATGTTCGGTTTCACGATTTGTTTCCTTTCTGTGTTCCCAGTGTTATGATGTTATTTGTACATTTATTGGCTCAATAGTACTCCCTAGGTTCAAATCTTATTTTCCTGCAGTTGAATGGATAGCAGTGGGGAATTGTAGAATTAGCTTGCTTTCATTGCGAAGCATACTGCTATTATTTGGCCAAGTTGCTTACAAAACTTGACTAGTTTGTGTGCACTTACAATTTTTGCTCTATCAAACTGTAGATTTATCACAGTTGCATTAATTTATATATGATGTGAAGTAGACTGTTAAGAGTAATAGTCTCTTAAAATTATATCTACCTGACCTCAAAATTCATGGTTTTCCTTTTCCATTCTCATGGCTGAGATCATGTGTCATGTGTGTTTCCTGTGCACTGCCTGTTTTTCCCACATGGTTTTGCAGCCTTAGACTTAGACATGGATACAATGTGAAGTTGCATACGCTTGTCTTTACACATATCTACTTCTGGTCTTCTGTCATATCAGCTTTAAGGTTCTGTACTATGTCCACTATTGTTGGTTCAAACTATGCCCTATCTGCCAGACAAAGTAATAGTTAATCTGTGTTTAAAACATCTACCAGAACAACTTGGGCTCAATTCATTATAGAATATAGTATATTTAAACTTAAAACTCCATTCCTCAGGTTGTCCTATTCATTCTTGTGCAAAATGCAGGGGAGAAGACTATTTTGAGATGAAGTTTTCATCCATACATGAGGCGAGTACTGCCGATGGTGCCATATGATCAGCTCACTGCTAAGCTCATTAATCTTTGGCACCACAAATCCACTAATGGCATCCAACGACACATCTTCCCTAAGCTGCCAGGGTGCAAATCTGCAGTCAGGTCTCTCGTGCTCTAGGCCTCCTCACTGCTTTCTTTCAGTTTGTTGTGCTGTATATGATAATATAATCCACTGTACTACTTTTGGTTGGTAGATTAGCATGCCTCACTTAAATTGAGCTATATTTCGTTGAGGCATATATATTGAATACGATTACTGAGACTCTCATTTGCTTCAGGGTACTTCAACTATGTCCAATATGTAGCATGTATAGGGTCTGATTACTGAAGCTCCTTGTGTATGTGTAGATTGTATTGCATGGCTGTTTCGAGCAGAGTAGCCAGTCAGCCATGATTGTTTTATTCTTTCCTTGACTGTGCATGTTGTCTTTTCACAATCCATGTGTATTAGCGTTGCTAATGGCTTATCCCATATAGTATTCTTATATTATAAGGGATTTACTACTTAAAGTGCACTTTCATAAAGGTCCAATATGGATATGAATACATTTCTTTGTTTTAAATAGGTCTGTATTAGCTAATGTAGCCTTACTGTCATCATATTTGCAGCTGCAAGAATCTGTAATTTCTGACCATAATAAATGTAAAGCTACCCTTTTGGATAAGCCATGTGTAGGTAAAGCTCTCCTTGTTCTGTTAGCAGGAGTGGACATGAGTAGAGtaatttcacttttttttggGATCTTcaattttttcttttccttagaTGCTGAAGTTGTAGTTCTTTTGCTCTTTGCAATGGAAAAATTCTTTCTACAAAATCAACCGTATAAAATCCATGAAATAACTTCACGAGGTATTTTTTTGTTTGCACCCTTGAAGCATTAGAGTGTTCATcagatattttttttgtttgcccCTTGAAGCATTAGAGTGCTCACTGAAGTATTATCAAGATCTGGTGGTGGTACCGCATAATTTTTGTCTCGGTGAGCTGGCCTCTATATCTGAATCCTGGTTTCACCATTGGATGCCTAGGCCTTCACAGGCTGCAAGCATTCCTGGACTCGTGGTTTTTAAGAGCCTAATGGGTTCCAATCTTTTGCCCAGTTATCATTATCGGACTTGTTTTAGAACATCTAAAATTTGATTCTAAGCTCTTGGGAGCCTTTCTTCAATTGTTTCTGTTAGAGTACGCAAAAGGCCTATTGGCCCTGGGCTGGCTGTATAGTCCGTTAGTGTTAGGGTTAATTAGAGGTAAGGGTCGCTTGCTTAGGGGTCAAGTAAGCCTTGCTCATAAGTCAAGTAAACCTTCTATATAAGAAGAGGAGATGTATCAATCTAATCAAGCAAGAATTAAGAAGGAAATCCTTCCCTCTTGCTCGGCTGTGGGCAAAGGCCCCGCGGCCGGCCGCCCGGCCCTCTCTCACCCTTGCAGCCCTAGCACACGAACAGTACCCTCGGTACTGTAGCACCGCGGGTACTGTAGCCCGGTGCTGCTCCCTCAACTCCTCCCTCAATCCCTCTCAGGGTAGTTAAATGCACAAAAAGCGTGTTCCTAGGTATAGTGCAGCATGACCATCTGAAGCTACTCCAGCCTCAGTGTATTTGCTCAGGCACACGCCTTTTGGCGTGTAAGTGCAAAGCAGCAGGGCACAAAGCACTCAGCTTTCTCTGATTCTCTCTTGTTACAACCTGTGCCTTTTTGGCATATCTGTGACTTATATGCTGTTGCTATTAATTACATGTACCTTTAATTTTAGGCCTGCACAATTTTGGCCCCTTCTATCCTGT from Sorghum bicolor cultivar BTx623 chromosome 3, Sorghum_bicolor_NCBIv3, whole genome shotgun sequence encodes the following:
- the LOC8061355 gene encoding protein CLMP1; translation: MGKSGAKKKKPAAAAAAAAKPPPASAEQKATPPPSSSLPAANGGASPHQAVDAGVLLRRAHELKEEGNRLFQSRDYAGALRQYELALRLAPRGHPDRAVFHSNRAACLLQLRPVDHEAVAQECSLALQAEPRFPRALLRRARALEALGRHELALADALALLALDPDHRDAIDLSYRLRSRVNASSAASASSAPEPTSRPSPAALGASAVVAGLGHSLPARPFPKKQPPPPPPATLQPNLAVMSKSNPSPLPKLVPFSNSPPSSAKPLAADSSEKAMTLPVASLLPATVEPLINKKVVTRWRPLKLVYDHDIRLGQVPEKCSFRTLREFVAKRFPSSKAVLIKYKDADGDLVTITSTEELRLAESFIDKVGHEVVENGREGDNKLPVLRLHLVEVSPEQEPTLPSEEEKLEEDEELLINGEYSTLNTSAVVTNAEVMKQDVENGVAEQSMETGKKDCGHAECKEAEIDDWLLQFAELFRNQVGIDADAHLDLHELGMELCSEALEETVTSEEAQALFEMAASKFQEVAALALFNWGNVHMCEARKRIPLDESAPKEVMAAQLRTAYHWVKERYALAGHKYEEALKIKPDFYEGLLALGQQHFETAKLHWSFALADKADLSTWDSLETFKLFDSAEHNMRAATEMWEKVEEQRMAELKEPGAGEKDEVLRKRHAGGQPELTPEEAAEQAAVMRQQIHLFWGNMLFERSQVEFKLSVGDWKTNLDASVERFKLAGASESDISTVLKNHFSNAASECEEKKVMTSGTEISQTNDNVEDKCVVET